One genomic segment of Paenibacillus durus includes these proteins:
- a CDS encoding O-antigen ligase family protein, giving the protein MRKSGGYNGRAVKLDLRDLCAVMATGLGAAACLKRGLYFSEDWYPVLTVWFLLCGAAAASLLQGRVARRRGFRHTGGLRAAESKMPGSPSNARGSGLTRKELWATAVMLSGPGAMIILYAAAWIRGPLSAQGTMNELLRWSSCASFAILVWTAASSVSAGRLLRWAWHAAGLMLCWSGLLAFFRALPIPYAVLYGASPEVSTLGARLGGLLQYPNAFGAAMAVFLLERLFAAAQGYADSSSGPPERVVGAALTCHRGTGLGQKGRDGGGGRSGWIGSGGVGFGELRGEWLRLAPLFPYAAALLLSESRGAWLAAACAAAAALPLQRRLALPLLAAGAAPLAAAALLYRGLAALPAAPLPGLPLLAGLWAGALAAGLWLGRRAQHAAGRGRTAALILAALGWTACGAAVLAIVRARGTGPSSTVAARGLMYRDALRFAAEAPWLGRGGETWRSAWLAVQSRPYVGSQVHSGYLDLLLNVGVIGAAAAAVTLAAAGWLISAHSRRLLPAYLVIVLHGAVDFDWSYGLFWLLLFWLPALAKAEAVRAGSLSSRRPFDWVMPAKLFPAKLPPAEHWLIKVSEAPKYRLANLLRGKSLTLKPLPMKYLPGKYFISNHQLADPLPAKYSASEFLPGEQVSAGREARRHNLCPLARRLAAALVCGLLLALSLLSFRAYQGEALYRAAASARQPQETLALLERSLSWNPLSPKSALALSTFVEPEQREKILAAGLRYSPINPALTWAMAKAVSEEGPPDKALYWLRRSQQLDVFNYVKRTEAVKRMLTMGERYLAKGDGNEALRCAEMGQGLLSQYFRLAAGTAGRAQHNDRDFRFTAAAHILDQRVEALKREASGLKGNSRGTGDYAFKRR; this is encoded by the coding sequence ATGCGAAAAAGCGGCGGGTACAATGGGCGCGCTGTGAAGTTAGACTTGAGAGACCTTTGCGCGGTCATGGCCACAGGGCTTGGGGCTGCGGCTTGTCTGAAGCGTGGACTGTATTTCTCCGAGGATTGGTATCCTGTTCTGACCGTCTGGTTCTTGCTGTGCGGAGCTGCTGCGGCAAGCCTGCTTCAAGGGAGAGTTGCGCGGCGGAGAGGATTCCGGCATACCGGCGGGCTGCGGGCGGCGGAGTCAAAAATGCCGGGCAGTCCCTCAAATGCACGGGGAAGCGGGCTGACGAGAAAAGAGCTTTGGGCCACGGCTGTGATGCTGTCCGGCCCCGGTGCAATGATCATTCTGTACGCGGCCGCCTGGATCAGAGGCCCTCTATCCGCGCAGGGCACAATGAACGAGCTGCTGCGCTGGAGCAGCTGCGCCAGCTTCGCAATCCTGGTATGGACGGCCGCGTCCAGTGTCAGCGCAGGCCGTCTCCTCCGGTGGGCTTGGCATGCAGCGGGCCTGATGTTATGCTGGAGCGGACTGCTGGCTTTCTTCAGGGCGCTGCCTATCCCGTACGCGGTATTGTACGGCGCTTCGCCCGAAGTCAGCACCTTGGGCGCAAGGCTTGGCGGGCTGCTGCAATATCCGAACGCTTTCGGGGCGGCGATGGCCGTGTTTCTGCTGGAGCGGCTGTTTGCAGCGGCTCAAGGCTACGCCGATTCGAGCAGCGGGCCGCCCGAACGAGTAGTAGGCGCAGCGCTTACTTGTCATAGAGGTACGGGCCTTGGGCAGAAGGGACGGGACGGGGGAGGGGGTCGTTCGGGATGGATCGGCAGCGGCGGAGTGGGATTCGGGGAGCTGCGCGGCGAGTGGCTTCGCCTGGCGCCGCTGTTCCCGTACGCCGCCGCGCTGCTGCTCAGCGAGTCGCGCGGCGCGTGGCTGGCGGCCGCCTGCGCTGCCGCCGCAGCCCTGCCCCTGCAGCGGCGGCTCGCCCTGCCGCTGCTGGCCGCCGGCGCCGCCCCCCTAGCGGCGGCGGCGCTGCTCTACCGCGGGCTGGCCGCCCTGCCCGCGGCTCCGCTGCCCGGCCTGCCGCTGCTGGCCGGGCTCTGGGCCGGCGCGCTCGCCGCCGGCCTGTGGCTGGGCCGCCGCGCGCAGCACGCGGCAGGCCGGGGGCGCACCGCCGCGCTCATACTGGCGGCGCTGGGCTGGACGGCGTGCGGAGCCGCCGTCCTGGCAATCGTGCGCGCGCGGGGAACGGGACCGTCCTCGACGGTCGCCGCGCGCGGGCTGATGTACCGCGACGCCCTGCGGTTCGCGGCGGAGGCGCCCTGGCTGGGCCGGGGCGGGGAGACCTGGCGCAGCGCCTGGCTCGCTGTCCAGTCCCGCCCCTATGTGGGCAGCCAGGTGCACAGCGGATACCTCGATCTCCTCCTGAACGTCGGAGTCATCGGAGCAGCGGCCGCCGCCGTAACCCTAGCGGCGGCGGGCTGGCTGATCAGCGCCCATTCCCGGCGGCTGCTGCCTGCGTATCTGGTCATCGTCCTGCACGGCGCCGTCGATTTCGACTGGAGCTACGGTCTGTTCTGGCTGCTGCTCTTCTGGCTGCCTGCGCTGGCTAAAGCCGAGGCCGTCAGGGCCGGAAGCCTTTCCAGCCGGCGGCCTTTCGATTGGGTAATGCCGGCTAAGCTGTTCCCAGCAAAGCTTCCCCCTGCGGAGCACTGGCTAATAAAGGTTTCAGAAGCTCCGAAGTATCGGCTTGCTAATCTTTTACGTGGTAAATCTTTAACTTTGAAGCCTCTGCCGATGAAATATTTACCCGGTAAATATTTCATCTCGAATCATCAGCTTGCAGATCCTTTACCTGCTAAATATTCAGCCTCGGAGTTTTTGCCTGGGGAACAGGTTTCGGCGGGTCGCGAAGCCCGTCGCCATAACCTGTGCCCGCTTGCCCGAAGGCTGGCGGCCGCCTTGGTCTGCGGTCTGCTGCTTGCGCTCAGCCTGCTGTCTTTCCGGGCATATCAGGGCGAAGCGCTGTACCGCGCTGCGGCATCGGCCCGCCAGCCGCAGGAGACGCTTGCGCTGCTGGAACGGTCGCTCTCCTGGAACCCGCTGTCTCCGAAGAGCGCCTTGGCCTTGTCTACTTTTGTTGAGCCGGAACAAAGGGAGAAAATATTAGCGGCAGGCTTGCGCTATTCGCCGATAAACCCTGCATTAACCTGGGCGATGGCCAAAGCCGTCTCGGAGGAAGGGCCTCCGGATAAAGCATTATACTGGCTCCGCCGCAGCCAGCAGCTTGACGTCTTTAATTACGTTAAACGAACAGAAGCGGTCAAGCGAATGCTGACGATGGGTGAGCGCTATCTGGCGAAAGGAGACGGGAACGAAGCGCTGCGCTGCGCGGAAATGGGACAAGGACTGCTAAGTCAGTATTTTAGGCTTGCGGCTGGAACAGCGGGAAGAGCTCAGCACAATGACCGGGATTTCCGTTTTACCGCGGCGGCCCACATCCTTGATCAACGAGTGGAAGCCCTGAAGCGGGAAGCTTCAGGGCTGAAGGGGAACAGCAGGGGGACCGGAGACTATGCTTTTAAACGGCGGTAA
- a CDS encoding PLD nuclease N-terminal domain-containing protein yields MKTIDLSLLWPLFALQALLAVIGLVSLARARSVRGPKWMWVFIILLGNLLGSLAYFTIGRKE; encoded by the coding sequence ATGAAGACAATCGATCTGTCATTATTGTGGCCGCTCTTTGCGCTGCAGGCACTGCTGGCCGTGATCGGACTTGTCTCACTGGCCAGGGCGCGCAGTGTGCGCGGACCGAAATGGATGTGGGTATTCATTATTCTGCTTGGTAATCTGCTTGGCAGCCTAGCCTATTTTACGATAGGGAGGAAAGAATAA
- a CDS encoding autorepressor SdpR family transcription factor yields the protein MNESFKALADPTRRQIIRLLRDKDRTAGEIAEFFNMSKPSISHHLNALKTAGLVQDERQGQFIRYTLNTTVLEEVLSWLLELTDVAGDKNGKTKKRGNSKSAKPEE from the coding sequence ATGAACGAATCCTTCAAAGCACTGGCTGACCCCACACGCCGGCAAATCATTCGCCTGCTGCGCGATAAGGACCGGACTGCCGGGGAAATCGCTGAATTTTTCAACATGTCTAAACCGAGCATTTCCCATCATCTGAACGCCCTTAAAACTGCGGGACTCGTACAGGACGAGCGGCAGGGACAGTTCATCCGTTACACGCTCAATACCACGGTGCTGGAAGAGGTGCTCAGCTGGCTGCTGGAGCTGACGGATGTTGCCGGTGACAAAAATGGAAAAACAAAAAAGCGGGGAAATTCAAAATCCGCAAAACCGGAAGAGTAA
- a CDS encoding MBL fold metallo-hydrolase: MLNIRNFSLGPLQTNAYLLTGVDPAKGIIIDPGMNPASLVRAIQDMEIEAILLTHAHFDHIGGVDEIRKLKNCPVYLHALEGDWLTSAKLNGSLMWPNVSPPITTDPAEFDLDEGQTLELIGNTFRVFHTPGHSPGSVSFLCGNDLFAGDVLFRLGVGRTDLPGGRERDLLDSIQGKLFKLDDDVTVYPGHGPRTRIGFERVNNPYVS, encoded by the coding sequence ATGCTGAACATTCGGAATTTTAGTCTCGGCCCTTTGCAGACCAATGCCTATTTGCTAACGGGAGTGGACCCCGCCAAAGGCATTATTATCGACCCCGGAATGAACCCTGCCTCGCTGGTGCGGGCTATTCAGGATATGGAGATCGAGGCGATTCTGCTGACGCATGCTCATTTTGACCATATCGGCGGTGTTGACGAAATTCGCAAGCTGAAGAACTGCCCGGTCTATCTCCATGCCTTGGAGGGCGACTGGCTGACAAGCGCCAAGCTGAACGGTTCGCTTATGTGGCCGAACGTATCGCCTCCGATTACGACGGACCCTGCCGAGTTCGATCTGGACGAGGGACAGACGCTTGAGCTGATAGGGAATACGTTCCGCGTCTTCCACACGCCGGGGCATTCTCCGGGAAGCGTAAGCTTTTTGTGCGGAAACGACTTGTTCGCCGGCGATGTGCTCTTCCGGCTGGGGGTTGGGAGGACCGACCTGCCGGGCGGAAGAGAGCGCGACCTGCTGGATTCCATTCAGGGCAAGCTGTTCAAGCTGGATGACGATGTCACGGTATATCCGGGACACGGCCCGCGCACAAGGATTGGCTTTGAGCGGGTGAACAATCCTTATGTGTCTTGA
- the gatC gene encoding Asp-tRNA(Asn)/Glu-tRNA(Gln) amidotransferase subunit GatC produces MSITVKDVQHVAGLARLQLSPEEEAMITEQMNAILQYAEKLSGLDTEGVQPTTHVLHVSNVMREDVVKESLSLEEALLNAPEEEDGQFKVPAVLE; encoded by the coding sequence ATGAGCATTACCGTCAAGGATGTGCAGCATGTGGCCGGTCTGGCCCGTCTGCAGTTAAGCCCGGAGGAAGAGGCTATGATTACGGAGCAGATGAACGCCATTTTACAATATGCGGAGAAATTGAGCGGACTGGATACGGAAGGCGTTCAGCCGACGACTCATGTGCTGCATGTCAGCAATGTAATGCGCGAGGATGTCGTAAAGGAGAGTCTTTCGCTTGAGGAAGCACTGCTTAACGCGCCGGAAGAAGAAGACGGACAGTTCAAAGTTCCGGCGGTTTTGGAATAA
- a CDS encoding ABC transporter ATP-binding protein: MQPLLQVSGLQKVFHGQTSVDGISFDMEQGRCVALLGPNGAGKTTTLRMLAGLLNPSQGSILFEGKPIGKDYRKQIGYLPQSPSFYNWMTGEEYILFASRLSGMGRKESVGRAAAVLEWMGLQDAARRRIGGYSGGMKQRLGLAQALVHTPRLLLLDEPVSALDPIGRREIMDLLREIGRETSVIFSTHVLHDAEEVCDDIIMMNRGRIAEHGTLSTLRAKYNRPVITLRIEERKEALQWLETLNTRSFILESRMEVDGSVLLKVQDMESARSVILREAAEHGIPLLRFEAGSLSLEDVFMEAVGG; encoded by the coding sequence ATGCAGCCGCTGCTTCAAGTTTCGGGGCTTCAGAAAGTTTTTCACGGGCAGACTTCTGTGGACGGAATCAGCTTTGATATGGAGCAGGGACGCTGCGTCGCGCTGCTCGGACCTAATGGCGCCGGGAAGACAACCACGCTGCGCATGCTCGCGGGTCTCTTGAACCCCAGCCAGGGCAGTATTTTGTTCGAAGGGAAACCGATTGGGAAGGATTACCGCAAGCAGATTGGGTATCTTCCCCAATCGCCTTCTTTCTATAATTGGATGACAGGAGAAGAGTATATCCTTTTCGCATCAAGGCTCAGCGGCATGGGGAGGAAGGAATCAGTAGGCCGTGCCGCCGCTGTGCTTGAATGGATGGGGCTTCAAGACGCTGCAAGGCGGCGGATCGGAGGCTACTCCGGAGGCATGAAGCAGCGTTTAGGGCTGGCACAGGCGCTTGTCCACACTCCGCGTCTGCTGCTGCTGGATGAGCCGGTATCGGCGCTTGATCCTATCGGCCGGCGCGAGATTATGGATCTGCTGCGGGAAATCGGCAGAGAGACCAGTGTGATTTTTTCTACGCATGTGCTGCATGACGCCGAAGAAGTCTGTGACGACATTATTATGATGAACCGGGGAAGGATTGCCGAGCACGGAACGCTGTCTACCCTTAGAGCTAAGTACAACCGGCCGGTTATTACCCTGCGCATAGAAGAACGGAAGGAAGCCTTGCAGTGGCTGGAGACATTGAACACCCGCTCTTTCATCCTTGAGAGCCGTATGGAAGTTGACGGCTCCGTGCTTTTAAAGGTCCAGGACATGGAGTCGGCAAGGTCCGTGATTCTCCGGGAAGCGGCGGAACACGGAATCCCGCTGCTGCGTTTCGAAGCAGGTTCTTTGTCGCTGGAAGATGTATTTATGGAGGCGGTGGGAGGATGA
- a CDS encoding SdpI family protein has protein sequence MKDFKWKWQDTLAVAAGLLTVGFALVNYHRLPAQLPAHIGISGEFDEFWKKSSVILLFGGLGVLLPVLMQITRSLDPKKERYAKFENAYAMIRLAVSLIIDSALAASVLYGLGVSLPSSRIVTVVLGAAFIVIGNYMPQVKDNYFLGVKTPWTLASPEVWRRTHRLAGALWAVAGVVIIISAFLPGKWFTYTMISVLLIAVVIPCIYSWVDYRRLKA, from the coding sequence ATGAAAGATTTCAAATGGAAATGGCAGGATACCCTGGCCGTTGCGGCGGGTCTGCTTACGGTCGGCTTCGCGCTAGTCAACTATCACCGGCTGCCCGCGCAGCTCCCGGCCCATATCGGTATATCGGGAGAATTCGACGAATTTTGGAAAAAGAGCTCGGTCATTTTGCTGTTTGGCGGGCTTGGGGTTCTGCTGCCGGTGTTGATGCAGATTACGCGTTCCCTTGATCCGAAAAAAGAGCGCTATGCCAAATTCGAGAATGCCTATGCGATGATCCGCCTGGCCGTATCCCTGATCATCGACTCCGCGCTTGCCGCTTCCGTATTATACGGGCTTGGCGTCTCCTTGCCGAGTTCCAGAATTGTGACCGTCGTGCTCGGAGCGGCCTTTATAGTCATCGGCAATTATATGCCGCAGGTTAAGGACAACTACTTCCTCGGCGTGAAGACGCCCTGGACGCTGGCCAGTCCGGAAGTGTGGCGCAGAACCCATCGTCTCGCCGGTGCGCTCTGGGCTGTGGCGGGCGTCGTTATCATTATCAGCGCGTTTCTTCCGGGAAAATGGTTCACCTATACCATGATCTCTGTGCTGCTGATTGCCGTCGTGATCCCGTGTATATACTCTTGGGTCGATTACCGCCGTTTAAAAGCATAG
- a CDS encoding thioredoxin family protein, with amino-acid sequence MKRNLASKFGQGLTPRQFVEGMTKNQQAFESWYEAFSWQDESDREFFESLNHRDDLRSLILAADWCGDVVRNVPAVFHILETAGIRAEVLILEDNQDVMDDYLTMGGRAVPIVIIADTGGHVLGHWGPRPQHVQKLMNDFKRENPDREAPDYEGKIAEVRKAMGQAYGEGTEYQAVIAKELRELISGF; translated from the coding sequence ATGAAGCGAAATCTCGCTTCCAAATTCGGACAAGGCCTGACGCCCCGTCAATTTGTGGAGGGTATGACCAAGAACCAGCAGGCGTTTGAATCATGGTATGAAGCTTTTTCCTGGCAGGACGAGAGCGACCGGGAGTTTTTTGAAAGCCTTAACCACCGCGACGATCTGCGCTCGCTTATTTTGGCTGCCGACTGGTGCGGCGATGTCGTCCGTAATGTGCCTGCGGTATTCCACATTCTGGAGACGGCGGGCATCCGGGCGGAAGTGCTTATTCTGGAGGATAATCAGGATGTGATGGACGATTATCTGACGATGGGCGGACGCGCCGTGCCGATTGTCATTATCGCGGATACGGGCGGCCATGTTCTGGGACATTGGGGTCCGCGCCCGCAGCATGTGCAGAAGCTGATGAACGATTTTAAAAGAGAAAATCCGGACCGCGAGGCTCCGGACTACGAAGGCAAAATCGCGGAGGTCCGCAAGGCGATGGGCCAAGCTTACGGGGAAGGAACGGAATATCAGGCAGTGATCGCCAAGGAACTGCGCGAACTGATTTCCGGGTTTTAA
- the sigY gene encoding RNA polymerase sigma factor SigY, with translation MSDEESQIIRKAQRGDRQALAQLLQNHYSFMYKYLLKLTMDPALAEDVTQDTIVRCMEKIALYNGSSSFSSWMITIATRLYIDRMRRRSREEEWIRREQGIRSIRWRFEAQGEEWSDVLDALSRVPLPQRVALLLKHYYGYSYGEIGRILGIPEGTAKSRAAYGLRQLREELKEDDEG, from the coding sequence ATGAGCGACGAGGAATCTCAAATCATCCGCAAGGCGCAGCGAGGTGACCGTCAAGCGCTGGCGCAGCTGCTTCAGAATCATTATTCCTTCATGTATAAATATTTGCTGAAGTTGACGATGGACCCTGCGCTCGCGGAAGATGTCACCCAGGATACGATAGTCAGATGTATGGAAAAGATCGCGTTATACAACGGCTCGTCCTCTTTCTCTTCCTGGATGATTACGATTGCGACCCGGCTGTATATCGACAGGATGAGGCGACGCAGCCGGGAAGAAGAATGGATTCGGCGCGAGCAGGGCATCCGGTCGATCCGCTGGCGGTTCGAAGCTCAAGGCGAAGAGTGGAGTGATGTGCTGGATGCCCTGTCCCGTGTTCCCTTGCCGCAGCGGGTAGCGCTTCTGCTCAAGCATTATTACGGCTACAGCTACGGAGAGATCGGCAGAATTCTGGGAATTCCCGAAGGGACGGCCAAGTCGCGCGCGGCGTATGGGCTGCGGCAGCTACGAGAGGAGTTGAAAGAGGATGACGAAGGATAA
- a CDS encoding YxlC family protein translates to MTKDNTGPDNGSKWGETPDKDGKAKSAEEHALSEFALPELIAGLERLDRAYAKEAAPPSLGELQAQLIAASDRHRRRMLKEWLLFWLISLILLGFSLLAITSAPPVYWMVQGLIPIAGIIALVMRPGRKGRGEWR, encoded by the coding sequence ATGACGAAGGATAATACCGGACCGGATAACGGCAGTAAATGGGGAGAAACGCCTGACAAGGACGGCAAGGCAAAGTCGGCAGAGGAACACGCACTCTCGGAATTTGCGCTGCCGGAGCTTATAGCGGGATTGGAACGGCTGGACCGCGCATATGCCAAGGAAGCTGCACCGCCTTCGCTTGGCGAGCTTCAGGCCCAGCTTATTGCCGCATCCGACAGACATAGGCGCCGCATGCTGAAGGAATGGCTGTTATTCTGGCTTATCTCCCTGATTCTTCTGGGGTTCTCACTGCTGGCGATTACTTCTGCGCCGCCGGTGTACTGGATGGTTCAGGGGCTTATTCCCATCGCAGGAATTATAGCGCTAGTAATGCGTCCCGGACGGAAAGGACGCGGTGAATGGAGATGA
- a CDS encoding ABC transporter permease subunit, with protein sequence MRSAWIFFRKEMLEMIRSYKLLWIPVVFIILGIMQPISAYYMPEILKMSGDVPQGLLELYKMPGAGEVMAKSIGQYGMVGLLVLALSAMNSFAGEREGGTAELVLARPLTPLAAASPKWLAQLTLLALSLGLGAACAGYYTVRLIGGLSWSAVLAASALYGLWLLCVVSLTLLFSARLRAPAAAFLSLAAAAGLGLLHTLLPRPLRWSPAALPQLSAEALMQQGAAAYTWVFPVLSGIALIVLCFLGASLLLGRNKLPRF encoded by the coding sequence ATGAGAAGCGCTTGGATTTTTTTTCGTAAAGAAATGCTGGAGATGATCCGCAGCTACAAGCTGCTGTGGATACCGGTCGTGTTCATTATCCTTGGCATCATGCAGCCGATTTCCGCCTACTATATGCCCGAGATTCTGAAAATGTCAGGTGATGTGCCGCAGGGGTTGCTGGAATTGTATAAAATGCCGGGAGCGGGGGAAGTCATGGCTAAGTCGATCGGGCAGTATGGCATGGTAGGACTGCTGGTGCTCGCGCTTTCGGCGATGAACAGCTTTGCCGGCGAGCGGGAGGGAGGAACCGCGGAACTGGTGCTGGCCAGGCCGCTGACTCCGCTTGCAGCCGCTTCCCCCAAATGGCTGGCGCAATTGACCCTGCTCGCGCTGTCTTTGGGGCTTGGCGCCGCATGTGCAGGCTATTATACCGTCCGATTAATCGGCGGCCTCTCCTGGAGTGCGGTGCTGGCGGCATCAGCGCTATACGGATTATGGCTTCTATGCGTGGTTTCTCTTACGCTTCTGTTCAGCGCCCGCCTCCGCGCTCCGGCTGCCGCTTTTCTGTCGCTCGCAGCGGCCGCGGGCTTAGGGCTGCTGCACACGCTGCTTCCCCGGCCGCTGCGCTGGTCGCCCGCTGCTCTGCCGCAGCTGTCGGCGGAGGCGCTTATGCAGCAGGGGGCCGCTGCGTATACTTGGGTTTTTCCGGTACTGTCGGGCATAGCGCTGATTGTTCTTTGCTTTTTGGGCGCTTCGCTTCTCCTAGGCCGCAATAAACTGCCACGGTTTTAG
- a CDS encoding class I SAM-dependent methyltransferase, whose product MESLNTLIERIIEDRSLITGTLSQLRKKEGTAYTKVVVKPVQLKNGLHYQFAYYTGTQVEHRNIPADSAAEELKSLLGDTFRQGLLSTAEADYQVLISKKQKVTILTKPPTKKAAADLSHNRRKRYVLEEGEPVPFLIELGIMNDSGKVHAKKYDKFRQINRFLEMVEDVLPSLPSGRPLTIVDFGCGKSYLTFALYHYLAVREKRELNIVGLDLKADVIAHCSALADKLGYDKLTFLVGDIADYNELDRVDMVVTLHACDTATDAALEKAVRWGASVILSVPCCQHELFAQIDNEIMEPLLSHGILKERFSALATDAIRAKLLDLMGYRTQLLEFIDMEHTPKNILIRAVKSGSGDREVKWREYAAFRDFLGAKPYLERVCADLLPGEAASRSN is encoded by the coding sequence GTGGAATCCCTGAATACGTTGATTGAACGCATAATTGAAGACCGTTCCCTGATCACGGGAACCCTGAGCCAGCTGCGCAAAAAGGAAGGCACCGCTTATACCAAGGTAGTCGTCAAGCCCGTGCAGCTAAAAAATGGACTGCATTACCAGTTTGCTTACTATACCGGCACCCAGGTGGAGCATAGAAATATTCCCGCCGATTCAGCGGCGGAAGAGCTGAAATCGCTGCTGGGCGATACTTTCCGGCAGGGGCTCCTCAGTACGGCGGAAGCGGACTACCAGGTGCTGATCAGCAAAAAGCAAAAAGTGACGATCCTGACCAAACCGCCGACGAAAAAAGCGGCCGCCGACCTTTCCCATAACCGGCGCAAGCGCTATGTGCTGGAGGAGGGCGAACCGGTGCCGTTTCTCATCGAGCTTGGCATAATGAACGACAGCGGAAAGGTGCATGCCAAGAAATATGACAAGTTCCGCCAGATTAACCGGTTTCTTGAGATGGTGGAGGACGTGCTGCCTTCACTCCCGTCGGGCCGGCCGCTGACGATCGTTGATTTCGGCTGCGGCAAATCGTATCTCACGTTTGCGCTGTACCACTATTTGGCTGTTCGGGAAAAGCGGGAGCTGAACATTGTCGGGCTCGATCTCAAAGCCGATGTCATTGCCCACTGCAGCGCTCTTGCAGACAAGCTGGGCTATGACAAGCTCACTTTTCTTGTCGGCGACATTGCCGACTACAACGAGCTGGACCGGGTCGATATGGTCGTCACGCTGCATGCCTGCGATACCGCGACCGATGCCGCGCTGGAAAAAGCGGTCCGCTGGGGCGCCTCGGTCATCCTGTCGGTTCCCTGCTGCCAGCATGAACTGTTCGCCCAGATTGACAATGAAATCATGGAGCCGCTGCTGTCGCACGGCATTCTCAAGGAGCGATTTTCCGCTCTGGCGACCGATGCCATCCGGGCGAAACTGCTTGACCTCATGGGCTACCGCACCCAACTGCTCGAATTTATCGACATGGAGCACACGCCCAAAAATATCTTGATTCGCGCAGTCAAAAGCGGCAGCGGCGATCGCGAAGTAAAATGGCGCGAATATGCGGCGTTCCGCGATTTTTTGGGAGCGAAGCCTTATCTGGAGCGTGTGTGCGCCGATCTGCTTCCGGGGGAAGCTGCTTCAAGGAGCAATTGA
- a CDS encoding DedA family protein — protein MHVISDLVAQLFEWIQSLGYFGIMIGLMIEVIPSEIVLAYGGYLVHLGEINFFGAVLFGTIGGVVAQIFVYWVGRYGGRPVLERYGKYILIRKHHIDHAEAWFEKYGTGVIFTARFIPVVRHAISVPAGISRMPLWRFIMLTTLAVIPWSVLFVYLGMSLGENWKNIDEKAAAYTHEIIIGAIALIVVYFLFKWLQSKKKRGNAA, from the coding sequence TTGCATGTCATTTCTGATTTAGTCGCGCAGCTGTTCGAATGGATTCAGAGTCTGGGTTACTTCGGTATTATGATTGGACTTATGATTGAAGTTATACCGAGCGAGATCGTCCTGGCCTACGGCGGATATCTGGTTCACCTGGGAGAGATTAATTTCTTCGGTGCCGTTCTCTTTGGTACGATTGGCGGAGTGGTGGCCCAGATTTTCGTGTACTGGGTCGGACGTTACGGCGGCAGGCCGGTACTGGAGCGGTACGGCAAATACATTTTAATCAGAAAGCATCATATCGACCACGCGGAAGCCTGGTTTGAGAAGTACGGCACGGGCGTTATTTTTACGGCGCGGTTTATACCGGTGGTCCGGCACGCCATTTCCGTCCCTGCGGGAATTTCCCGCATGCCGCTCTGGCGGTTCATTATGCTTACAACGCTGGCCGTTATTCCCTGGAGCGTATTATTTGTCTATCTCGGCATGAGCTTGGGTGAAAATTGGAAGAATATTGACGAAAAAGCAGCTGCGTATACGCATGAAATCATCATCGGCGCCATCGCGCTTATCGTCGTTTATTTTCTGTTCAAGTGGCTCCAATCCAAAAAGAAAAGAGGTAATGCGGCATGA